The following proteins are encoded in a genomic region of Sparus aurata chromosome 23, fSpaAur1.1, whole genome shotgun sequence:
- the LOC115575016 gene encoding uncharacterized protein LOC115575016 isoform X2, producing MKVMSFSSGGSTRRIYGWVSIIWFTSAVSVTVSEEVELLALSEVAARCGDNVTLTCDATLPDKSVIKHFAWEAGNKTCQIDNDIHDSEFLCESRVNTHTHQLTLTLLNVMPVDERRYLCKLRTVQGTKSATTFVKVHECFGSVITSINWTHAESRFNGVYPSGIIHWFQGGVNLTDSTSTDEVKGHDGRYDVWSTLDVQKGDLNQPYTCKLWIPSEGRYFQSLDLYSKKPQESSGNIVKLQWICIMVEFMMVKFMS from the exons ATGAAAGTGATGAGTTTCTCATCCGGTGGGAGCACACGGCGTATTTATGGCTGGGTTTCCATCATCTGGTTCACTTCAGCAGTCAGCGTTACTG TAAGTGAAGAAGTGGAGCTGTTGGCACTTTCAGAGGTGGCTGCACGGTGTGGAGACAATGTGACACTGACATGTGACGCGACCCTCCCAGATAAGTCGGTTATTAAACATTTTGCCTGGGAGGctggaaataaaacatgtcagattgACAACGACATACATGACTCTGAGTTTCTCTGTGAAAGCAGGGTTaatactcacacacaccaactcaCTCTGACTCTCCTCAATGTGATGCCAGTCGACGAGCGACGATACCTCTGCAAACTGCGCACAGTACAGGGAACCAAGTCTGCCACAACTTTTGTGAAGGTGCACG AATGCTTTGGAAGTGTGATCACCTCCATCAACTGGACTCATGCTGAGAGCCGGTTCAACGGAGTTTACCCCAGTGGCATCATTCACTGGTTCCAGGGAGGTGTGAACCTAACGGACTCTACCAGCACAGATGAAGTCAAAGGTCATGATGGACGGTATGATGTCTGGAGCACACTAGACGTACAGAAAGGAGACCTGAACCAGCCTTATACATGCAAACTGTGGATACCTTCTGAGGGGAGGTATTTCCAAAGTCTCGATTTATATAGCAAAAAGCCACAGGAGTCGTCAGGGAACATTGTCAAACTGCAGTGGATTTGTATAATGGTGGAATTCATGATGGTGAAATTTATGTCATAA
- the LOC115575016 gene encoding uncharacterized protein LOC115575016 isoform X1, producing the protein MQMPVFVFYPVHLMGCILILTQMKVMSFSSGGSTRRIYGWVSIIWFTSAVSVTVSEEVELLALSEVAARCGDNVTLTCDATLPDKSVIKHFAWEAGNKTCQIDNDIHDSEFLCESRVNTHTHQLTLTLLNVMPVDERRYLCKLRTVQGTKSATTFVKVHECFGSVITSINWTHAESRFNGVYPSGIIHWFQGGVNLTDSTSTDEVKGHDGRYDVWSTLDVQKGDLNQPYTCKLWIPSEGRYFQSLDLYSKKPQESSGNIVKLQWICIMVEFMMVKFMS; encoded by the exons ATGCAAAtgcctgtgtttgtcttttatcCGGTTCATCTAATGGGATGCATATTGATCTTAACGCAGATGAAAGTGATGAGTTTCTCATCCGGTGGGAGCACACGGCGTATTTATGGCTGGGTTTCCATCATCTGGTTCACTTCAGCAGTCAGCGTTACTG TAAGTGAAGAAGTGGAGCTGTTGGCACTTTCAGAGGTGGCTGCACGGTGTGGAGACAATGTGACACTGACATGTGACGCGACCCTCCCAGATAAGTCGGTTATTAAACATTTTGCCTGGGAGGctggaaataaaacatgtcagattgACAACGACATACATGACTCTGAGTTTCTCTGTGAAAGCAGGGTTaatactcacacacaccaactcaCTCTGACTCTCCTCAATGTGATGCCAGTCGACGAGCGACGATACCTCTGCAAACTGCGCACAGTACAGGGAACCAAGTCTGCCACAACTTTTGTGAAGGTGCACG AATGCTTTGGAAGTGTGATCACCTCCATCAACTGGACTCATGCTGAGAGCCGGTTCAACGGAGTTTACCCCAGTGGCATCATTCACTGGTTCCAGGGAGGTGTGAACCTAACGGACTCTACCAGCACAGATGAAGTCAAAGGTCATGATGGACGGTATGATGTCTGGAGCACACTAGACGTACAGAAAGGAGACCTGAACCAGCCTTATACATGCAAACTGTGGATACCTTCTGAGGGGAGGTATTTCCAAAGTCTCGATTTATATAGCAAAAAGCCACAGGAGTCGTCAGGGAACATTGTCAAACTGCAGTGGATTTGTATAATGGTGGAATTCATGATGGTGAAATTTATGTCATAA